The Planctomycetaceae bacterium genome segment CACCACCGGTTCCATCATTGGAAGATAGGGTATATTGAAACTGGGAACAACTATATGTGACTTTCGTGCAGCACACATAATTCCCTTTACCGTTTGTATCATCATTTTCTCACCACCTTTTCATTTTCTGTTACACAATGTCATACTAATATATAAGATGTTATCTTAATTGCTGAATACCTGTCTCATTTTATCACAATAATAACACACATTGTCCCACTTCGCATCCGGTGCAATACGGTGATCTGGACAAGGAATATATCCACCTAATTCCACTAATGGCCTAAGACGTTCGACTTCGGCATCAATGGCTGAAAAATCCTGCGAAAAAACTGTCTTATTCATCCCACCAACACCCCTGATTTTTTTACCATATTTTTGACGCCATGGTTTAATCGAGGCATTCCAGGTACCAACCTCAATTGGAAACATAGTATTCACGCCATTCGCAAGCCAGGCAGGAATAAGCGCATCGATACACCCGTCACAGTCGAGCGAAACAATATCAATACCATGTTCTCCAAGCAAATCGGTAATACGCTTGTAGTGGGGACCGACTTTCTGTTCGAAAATCTGGGGAGAAATCAGAGGTCCGTTTTTGAAACAAATGTCTTCCCAGAAATGCGCAAAATCAAATTTGGCACCCGTTATAAGAACACTATCGACAATTTTATATGAGAGTTCGCCTACCGTGTTGATAATTTCATCAAAAAGTTTTTCGTCATCTGCATAAAGATAGCTCAAGCCTTCTAGCCCAAGCCAATTCCTTATCTGACCCAAGAGGCTGCCGCAAAATAGCCCTACTGGATTTTCTCTATTTTTTTCTTCTTTAAGAAACTTTAACCCTTCCGGTACAAATTTAAAAACTGCTTGGCCCGCCGTGACAAAACCTTCGTTAACACGTGAAATAGAAAACTGTAACTTTGGCAAGTAGTGGTCTTCCCAAGATGCACGATCCTTGAGTAAATGGTCGAATTCCTGCGGTATAGAAATTTTACCAGGTTTTACCAAAATTATCACACCATCTTCATTAAGAACCTTTTTGGAACCATCAGAGTATTCCTCAATTACCTTCTCTTCAAAAACAGGCCTAAGCTTATTAGCCGGCAGAAAGCACGTAAGCCAATTAAAGTCAAAACCAAGCTTTTTACTGATTTCCTTGTCGTATGGCGTAGCATCTGCCCAATTCAATGCCTGCTCCTGTGTGATATGACCTTCGCAAGCCCACTTATGCAATGTCTCTTGCCAGTAACCAAAATGTACAATAGGAAGACCATCATATTTCTGATGTCGTAAGATTGCCAAAGTTCGCTGACGGTTATTCATTAATATTATACCTCCAAATTATTTCATCTCATTTATCATTGTTCGACACAATTCAGTGCGGCTCATTGAATAATATTATTTATTTGTTCAAAATTTTCGCAATAATGTTCACACAGTCCCTTAGTGCCACTTTCAACTATATTACCTCCGGCGATTCCAATTGGCGCAAATCCGGCAAGTTTCAGCGAGCAGATACCTGCCCCGCTGTCTTCTATACCGACTACATGAAATCTTTTTTCAACGGCTATTCCCATGCCTACTCTGCTGCATTCAGAATAGAGCCACGGGTGTGGTTTAGGAGAAAGCTCGCCTAGTGTGCCAACATCACCCTTTCTCAAAGGAAAACCAGCGGTAATAATGGCATCATAAAAAGTTTGAGGGTCGTCTATATTCAGACGCCTAAAGACCGAAATAATCGCAGGCCATGCTTTTTCATACAATCCAGAAGTGACCAGCCCAATTTTTATTCCTTTGCCCTTAATGCCGAGCAAAAAGTCTTTAAGTCCAGCAGTCGGTGAAAATGCATCTATACGACCACGACCATGCACAATCTCATTAAGTTCTCTTCGGGAATGCTCAAAGTAATAATCACGTATAAGTTCAAGCGTTTTATCAGGACAATATTTCCTAATACAGTATTCCAAATGCTCTGAAACACTATGCCCTGAAACATAAGGAATATCCGACTCTTCCAGTCCAAACTTCGCATTACCAATCACACTTGCTACAGATCGCTCTATTATCCATATCCAGAAATCTTCGCTCCGTACAGTTGTTCCATCCAAATCCATCAAAACCGCGTCAACCGGCTTTTGGATTCGAACTGGCTGTACCGCATAATACGCCGGATAACCAAGTGAGGATTTAACATACGCAAGAACCCCACATTCTAAAAAAATAAATTCAACCTTTCTGTCCCGCGTTGCCAATATACACCTGACACCATTTCTACCAACGCGAAAATTATCATCGCTACACTTTTCGAGCGAAATGAATTCTGATTCCTTGGCGTTTGGACCAAGAATAGACAACTCTATTTTTGCCTTTTTGGCATGTTCCGTTAATACCATTTTTTTCCTTCTACGCTCGTTACTCTTGATAATCTATTGAAATTTTATATTCGTCACCTTGCACCGTATCAAATGCACAACGATGATTAGGATGTTTAATTTCCCCAACCCAAATAACTTTATCCTTAGACATTACTGTCGCAGTACCGGCACACTTAGCAGGAATCCGTATATCAACAGAACTACCGCATATCGATTTGATTTCAATTAGTCGAACGCGACCCTCCGCCCATATCGCAGATACCTCGAAACCACCGCGAGCTTTTAGCCGCCTGAACTGTCCGTTCGGCCAACGACCTGGCAACGCCGGCAAAATACGAACCACACCATTGTGTGATTGCAAAAGCATTTCAGCAATAAGAGCCGTTACTCCCATGTTTCCTTCCACCTGGAATAACCATGGGGTATCGCCTGATGTGTCCGCCCAAACAGTCCCCCAGCCCAGTCGTCTAAAATCAAAACAACTGCTCAAAAGATTATCCATGAAAAAGGCTTGTGCCATAACGTCCAAACACTTTGCGGCCTCTTCAGCTTCTCCTAATCTTGCATGCAATAATCCCATCCACACCCATGTAAAATCCATCCAGTCATCGAATCCCCAGTATTTACGATGTTCCATCGCTTTGCGATAAGCATTGAGCAATTTCGGATCCGACTCCGCGCTGACAATGCTTGCGGGATATAACCCTACCAGATGAGAGAGGTGCCTTTGAAAGTGGTCATATACGGCATCTTCCATTTCAGACAGCTTGCCGTCTTTGTCAATGCCGGGTTCGGGCCACTTTTCGAGTAATTTTTTACAGGACAAAACAATTTTCCAATCGACATCGACATTGCTGCCGGCATTTATATAATTTCCGAAAAGTTCTTTGATAAAAGCTAAATCTATCTCAGCATTTTGGCCAAAGAACGCATTTCTGTCATCAGCTTTGTTTTCCGGCGAATACCCAGGTGTGATTATTATATTTCCGCCATCGTCTATCTGAATATAGTCCAGATAAAATTTGATGGCTTCTGTCATAAATGGAATGGCTTTATACTGAAGAAAATTTTTGTCCTGCGTATATTCCCAATGCCACCACAAATGCTGCGACATCCAGGCCGCCGTACATGGAGATAAATTCCAAAATCCCATATTAAATCGCCCGGTCAGGTCTGAACAGTTTGGCAACATTAATCCATTCATGCCAAAAATCTGCTTTGCATTATTTTTAAAAGCGGGAATTTGCTGATTAAGCAACTCGGCCAACGGCAAATGACATTCTGAAAGATTGGCTACCTCTACGGGCCAGTACGCCATCTGAATATTAATGTTATAATGAAAATCACAACTCCAGGCCGGTGAAAGGTCATTATTCCAGATACCCTGCAAATTAAGAGGCAGAGTTCCAGGACGCGAGCCACTAATCATAAGGTATCGCCCCATTTCAAACATTCTTTCTAAAAGAGCAGGCGAAGCTTCTGATTTTTCTCTGCAATCCTGCAATAATTCGGTGTTGGTTTTTTCTGAAAATGTCTGACCGCCCAAATTGACAGAACATCGAGTAGAAAAAGATTTGTAATCTTCTACATGTGAATCGTATAGTTCTTTAAAAGTGATTTTCTTAATATGCCTCAACCGAGACAAACATTCGTCAACAGGATTACTGCATTCTGTATCAACATATACATTTGCTAAAAAAATTATGCTTTTGGCATTTTTTATTTCAGCTCGATGACCGACACTATGCAGGACGGTAGCAGGAATGGGCATAAGCCGCTGCTCTCCGCTATCTATCATTACGGCCACTGCCGCCGCAAAAGAAACTCCTTCATCAGAACGCCCCGATAAAACCAATATGCCATCTTTTGTAATATCAGTCTTTACCTCCCATAAATAATCGCACTTTTCTTCTGTTTGATCGTTTTTTTTTACATTCACTGCGCTGGCAGCCTGGGTCTTTGCCGTCTCAAGCGACCTGTCGCTTATTGGACGTACCAGGTCGATGCGAACAACAGGCAACTCGGACGAACCATTTGATGTTATCTTTGTAACTGATACGTCATTGACCGCTGACACAAAAGACAGCCACTCAAAAGCATTATTGTTGGCGTTATACGCAACCCTACACACAGCTTCATTAAGATCAAGCTGGCTTTTATATCCCTGAGCACCACAATTATGCCTTACAGAAACACGAATTTGAGCAGCCGGCTGATACGAATTAACACCCAAAAATGAACTTCCACTGGAATTCTTCGGAGTAAGTTCCTGGCTCAAGGCCTCAGCACCCGCCCATCTCTTTTCTCTGCATAACCGCCTTATTTCCTTAAAAATTTCAGATTTATCTTCCAGTTCGTATTGGATATTATTACGCCACAACCTATCGGCATTAAGCGTAATATATGTTTCAAAAGGCCCTCCCCACATCATAGTACCAAGTCGCCCATTGCCAAGCGGAATACCATTGCTCCAGTTAGCGGCTGGGCTACAGAGAGACAACACCGGTTTATGTTCATCGGCCGATGATTCCAGAGAAACATTTATCGTATCGATAGTTTTATTTTTCTTGCTCATAAGGCTCAATTTTCCTGAATTTAATTTAGTATATTCCGGCTTTTACAAACTGCTGTATAGAATCGGCAAGTATTTTTCTCATATTATCCATTTCCGATTCGTTCAAAACGGAAGGAATAGCGGGAATTTTTGCCATAACTTGCTGAAGAGTTTTTTCACCTTTATCAGCTATTGCTTTATGGTCGGCATCTTGCGATAGCCTCGCCTTTTCTATCAGGCTACGAAGAGTTACGATATAACGAGCATCATAGATACCCTCCTGAACAGCTTCCCATGAGATGGTAGTAAGTAACCTCCCCTGTTCATCAACAAATGCATATTGGCACCCCTCCTTATTCAACAACTGGTCGTAAGGTTTGTATAATGGCGCACCATAATATGTCCATTCCGTAAAGCCTGTTAAACCCATCTTTTCTATTCCAATGCCCGCAAAATGACGTGGAAAATTATATGTGTTATACTGACAGAGAAATCTTATTCCCCAGGCCTGTGAACCATTGGTCTTGACATAATTCATAAACTCATTATCAAAACGCCAGAGGTCTCCGACACACACATCAATACAGGACAACGCTTTGTACACACCCAATTTATAAATCGTGCACAACGTTTGCTCATGGGGAAATACCTCTTTAAAAAGACGATATTCCAGCAATGACCATTCTAATGGTATCATATGACCGGGTAAATCAACAGCACCAGGTTCATCATCAAAATACCACAAAATCTCGGGCCAATTTGCCTCTTTAGCATGTTTTACCATCTGCCGGAAAACATCCTGAAGAACAGGTTTCAAATCGTCCGGAAAATCTTTTGCCTTAAAATCAACCGCCGCCTGCCCGTAATAATCATAGGCTTTAAACTTTTGACCATCAACGCGGTTAAACATCTGCAAGATGCGGCTGCTTAAAAAACGAGGGTAGTATGCCACCGGACGATTGAAACCCTGTTTTTTCAACTCAGCCATCGCCAAATCAGTCTGCGGAAATGATATTTTCACAGTATTACCGTCGCGCTCAAGCACAGGTTCTACATGGCCGGGAGGACAGATAAGCATAGAATTAACCCCATGTGCTTTCATATCTGCAAAATCCCGCGGAGTATTTTCATTAAACCCAGAATAATAATATACCCCCCACCACATACCCTCTTTCAACTCAAAATCAAGAACATTGATACTTATTTTCAATTCAGCCGGTTCACCTTTTTCCGGTCGGATAAAAAGACTCCCTTTATACTCACCGCTTTTTACAGAGCGAGGAGTATCAACTGCCAGCCAAATCTGCCTGCTCTGTCCCTTAATCGCTTCTACCAGTGTACCCGACGCATCTATAAGTTTTGGAGCTTCCTGATACCATGGATTCCAATAATTTCGCCAAAGACCAAGTCGAACTGGACGCACAAGTACTGTTTCCTTAGGCAATGTTTCTCCGCCGTCTCGTGTCAGTACACCAACAGAAACATCAACATTGCCGAGGTCACGCAACGCATATATCGCAAATTGCATATGCCGTTTTTCTCCGAGACTGACATCTGTGGAAAGTTTGCAGGTTCGCTCTTCCGCAATGGGACTGCTGAAACGAAAAACCTGATCGGATGCACTACGATGGTAAAGAATATAACCACGTTTGTTATCAATATCGTTTACGCTGTTCGGAAATGGTTCAGGCTTGGGTGTAAGATCATTAAGCTCTGTACCGTTAACCACTATTGTATGTTTGCCGTCAGTATATACTCTTTCTGTTACTCCATCAGTTAATATTTTTTCCGTAACCTCTCCGGCCTTTAATTCGCCAGCGGAAATAATACACATCACCACAATAAAAATAAATGTTCTTACCATGTTTCACTCCTTAAGTTAATGGTTAAAACCTTTTTGCAAAAATATAACTTTATGCAAAACAACGAGTTCCACGCCTTGTTTTGTTTAATCATCTCCACATCGGTATTGGTCCATAAAGATTACCACGCCAGATATGAATAGGTGTCTTGAACTGATAATAATTACCCCATAACGACCCATAAATGAGTGTCTCGCACACCACTTGGCAAGAAGAACGGGAACAACATGTCCATATAGAGGCATATCGTATTTACAGAACCAATGAATTATAATACCATTTAAGACCCATTACCACATGCTTGTGAAAAGCAAGCGATAACAGGTGGCATTAGCAACACTTTCTGCTAACAACATCGCAGCCAAAAACCAAAAACTACTTTCTTCCATCAAAAAATAAGAATTTTAAAAATCACAGAAAGCGATGTGCATCCCGCTCAACGCATTTCCATTCACCCGTGCGCCTTGCATAAATCACAAACACCCTCTCAACGCCATCATCTGACGTTAATCACACCTGTTTCTTATACATGTATCATTGTAGCAGCGCAAAAACAGAAGTCAAGAAAAATCCTGAGTTTTCTACAAATCAAATCTTGCAAACTTAGCCACGTGCTTTCACAGTTTCTTGACTACTATTACCATGCTTCTATAAAAATTATTCATTTTGCAGAAGTTTTTTAATCCCCATTCCGTACAAAAACGGCAGTATGGCCGCCAAGCAATTCTTTAAAATCAGGCTGTGTGGCGATGGCATTTTTGGCATCAAGTCTATAGGGATAAGAAGTATGATTTATTATTACTTTGCCCTTTTCAAACAGTACTATTTCGATGCCTCTATGACGTTTTTTTGAGAAATTATGCTGGCTTAAAAATGACTCAACCGGAGTACTTTTGATAATCGTAAGCGGATAGTGATTATCACGTCCGTAAGAACCCGTCATTGGCAGATGATATCTATTGGCATAGGCATAACCATAATTAAATCCAAACGAATAGACGAATCCTTTGCCAATCTTCTGACGCGCAATCGCGGTTTTTTTATCCGATAAATAATAGGCGAGAACCTCTCCAGTATCAAAACTCATAAAACACGGGGAATCCACAACAACTTTTTCATCACATACAAAACTATCACTGCCATGCTGATTTGCACCAATGGGAAAAATTGCCTTAGCGAGACCTGATGCAGCACTGTGCATAATTATCCCGCCACATTGAACAAAAGAGATTAGTTCTTTCTCAAGCTCATAATCTCGTAATACATCATACATTGGATCGGCAGGCAAACACAGCACGTCATAACCGCCAAGACTGCCTCTTTTGACTTGTTTAGCGTGAACTACGTCAGGATTTAAGCCGCAATCAGCAAGCTGGATATGCCAGCCAAGTAAATCATGGCGATTCTTAAAAAAAACTTCTCCTAATGTAACATTTTCTAATACAGATGACGCAAAAGGAAAAAGAATCGCAACATTGCTTTTAGTTCTATGCCCCGCTATTTCTCTTATATCCGAAAACCAATTTAGGCCGCGTTTCAAACTATCTTTATGTTCAGCCGGCCAAAGCCCATAATTACCGCCGTCATCAAGTCCGTTATAACCATACACATTTAAATCACTTGCTCCCTGCGCAAAAGCAGTGGCAATAACTTCCTCTGGCGTGACAAAATTATAAACATCTATTTCCGTATATCTACCCATAAAAAGACTGGCGATAAAACCATTGCCTTTTGATGCAGACCGCATCATTGCCGTTTCACTGCTGACAACATAACAATTCGGAACAACCTGAGAATCCAGCGGTAATGTAGTAAAAGTGGCTGAATCTGCAAGCTCACCAACATCCCACAAATCAAACCCTCGTAATGACATATCCCAGGGCTTAAAGTTTCTTCTGTCCGGATAAAAATATTTCCACTGGGCCAAACCGGGATAAAGATAAAATTCTGAATTCTGTTCGCGAAGACCTTTGCAAAGTTTTTTCAAATAATTGCGCATTACTTCAAGCCGATACAACTGATTGTCGGCATAACGATATATATTTACATCACGGTTTTCATATTCATCAATCGTTGGAATTTCAGGACATATTCCAACACTCTCCGGTTTGTACCAGTAGTCTCTGAAGGTCATATCATCAATAGAACTAAAATTAGTGCCATATCTGCTATTAATAGCCTCGATAGTATATCTACCCTCTAACCAACTGCGATAATGATCCTGACCGTCTTTATCAAAACTTGGCAAACAGAGCGGTTCATGATAAAAATAGAATGGCATTCTTTCATTGCCGGACTCATCCACCGCTTTTTGTGATGCCTGACCTGCTATCTTTCCATAAAGATTTAAACAATGTTTAACATGAGCTTCTATCTGCCTATCTGACCAGTGGCGGTAGCCTATCATAGGTTTGCCATCTGCACCTATTGGAGGATCAATAAATTCCGGCGGATAGTCATAAATTCCAAGATAGTAAAGATTGTCTCCACACAAATAAAGAGGGAGAAAACTTACACTTAATCCAAGCTCTTTACAGCATTGCACTATAAAAAGCTGCATTTCTACATAAGGCGTAAGCTTCTCATCCTTAAAATAACTGCTAAAATTTGACCACAATTTAGAGTCTAAAACTATCCCATTAAAACCTAAAGACTTTAAGTCTTTAAGACCATCTATAACTGCTTGCTTTGATGAAAAATATGGCTCAAAAAAGTTACCAAACCATGCCGTAAACAGTGGCCTGATCTTATCCTTTTGTCCTTTTACTAATAACATATGGTTTACTTTCGACTATAATTTTTGTTTTTTTGCACTGCAATCCCTTCGACTCACTATCACCATAATTCGGAACATTTAAGATATTTGCATATGCTGTAAAGACTCTGATCATATAATTCTGAAACTTTTATATTTTACACATCACACCCTATGTGAATCATTCCGCATATGCAATAAGGCAATCATACTTGTATTATAAACGATGACGTTCCGTCTGACAATAATTGGCTAATAATGACCAATAAATAGCTGCGTTAAGCACACCGCTGGGAGGAAGAATTGCAATATCATAGTTCGGAACATCCACGCAGGCATCCGCCAAAGACCAGCAAGGATCTATAAATATAATATTGGATGTAGCTGGCGATTGAGCAGACTGTACACTCAAATACGCTAAAGTAAAGCCTCTTTCGGTAATCTGTTCCAATAACAGTTTTGGAGCATATTGATAGCCGAGATAAAGAATAAATTGTTCGGGGCCATATATAGGAAACTCCTGATGAACACCAGGTATTTCATGTAAAGACGACTTAAACGGAATGGGCTGTGGAGCACGAACATCCTGAAAGTGCTCAGGGAACATGTGCCCTATTACCCATGCAGTACTGGCATTGGGCTCTGCCGCATGCCACGCAACAACAGTACGGTCTAAAGCATTGCTGTCATTAATGACAATGCGATTCAATGCAGCTTGTATGGCATCCATATATGCTTTGCCTAAAACACCAGGCATAACTGGCGGAATTTTAAAATCTTCGTGGAATGTTTTGCCAATATACTTCTCTGCTCGCAATCGTGCGCCTTCCAAACCGTAACTCTGATAGAAAATGGGCATCTTACCCTCTCTGAGTGAAGCAAACGTAAACTCGCCTGTCCACGTCCAGAGATTTAGAATATTAAGAACGGTATCGATTGGGCAAAGCATTTGCCTACCGTTATAATTAACAGGCAAGCCTGATGAGGTAAAATTCTTCATGAGCACTGTTGCGGCTGGCTGATTGATATCCTGTGGTAGTGAGCCCGAAGCAAAAGCTACCACATATATCCCCTCGTGGTTCCACGTTCGTAATGCTGCTAAGTCCAAAGAATTTAAATCACCTGCAACAGCATAGAGAATGCTATCACCACGACGCAATGAGTTCACATCGAGTGGTCTGATGTCCATAAGACCACCGGCTCGGCCAATAGCTTCGTGGATAAAATCACGTTGCCTACCAGAAACCCAGAGTTTGCCGCCGGCAATAGTCCGCAATGCCACTTGTTGGGCACTCGCGGTAATACGCGGAAGTTGCTGACGACAGCCATCGATGCCCTGATTTAAAAGCTGTATATAGCTTTGTCGATTTGTGTTATATGAACTAGTACCAGCGTTTACCCTCTCAGATTCTGAATTGGCTGATATAGATTGGAGTTCAAAACTCGATACACTGTAACATTTCTGATTCAGCACACAAAAACCCAAAAAAATAAAGCAGAAAGATCCTTTCCACGTTGATATCTTCATATCGAATTCCTTACGTTTGAATATAGAAAAATAGCTGTCACACGCATAATTATCAAAAACTTAGCAATTGTGATATCTCCTTGAAAGGTGTGCCCGCAATTTTTACGAAGTTTAATCTTTTTCAAATATGCTTGGCCCGTTAGCCAAGCTAATGATTCGAAAACACTTTCCCAATCTTACATTCGAAGACCCGCTTTACTTTCATGGTATATACCAGAGACAATAAAAAAATACGAACCAGACATATGAATTTGTTACAACATCAATGCTTATTAAAAACCATGTAGCAAATATTTAGGCGGTACTTGTTCAATATTTAAGGCACCAAAAATCGCATTTATTTAGTGCCGTTGGTGCAATTCTATGTACGCATACACCTTTTGAAAACCACCGGGCCACAACAAAATTTAGACATGCCTCTCAATGGCAAAGCGATCGCTAAACTGCACTTATGACGACTCGCTACTTTTTATACCACAAAGAATTCCCCTTTAGTAGTGACACCTTAAGTATTTCTGAATGACCATCCACAAACCCCATACATATGCCTCTCAAGGGATGCCGCCCTTTTTTCGCATCTTTGGTTGCAAAGACATCAGGCCACTTTAGGGTCACCCGAGTGACGGTATCGCTACCCGGAAGATATTCCTCTGTATTTTGGGTTGGACTATATGACATCCACTCTTGAGCGTAAAAAGTCCCCGAATCACATACCAGCATTACATTGCCAGGTTGTCGAACATTCATTTGTTTCACAGGTAACATACCACCGTTGGTGATATCTTCATTACCATTACCAGTAAGATTTATATTCAAACCATAGTTGCCGTGGACAGGGCTGGCGGCATATTGAGTCGACCGACCATTGGGGCATCTGGCCAATGCAAACTGTTCACCCAGATTCTTGCTCATTATTTGCGGCCAAAACCAATAATTTCCATACCAATAACCGCCTGGCGGCGTAACGTCAGGCTTCTCCACCCACAGAGGTGTAAAATAATCTTTGTTATCCATGCCGTAGGTCTTCGCAGCCAATAGTATTTGTCCAGTGTTTGCTTTACACATCACTACCTTGGCACTTTCTCTCGCCCTGGTCAACGCGGGCATCAGAACCGCTAGTAAAAGGGCAATAATCGAAATCACAACAAGTAGTTCTACAAGAGTAAAAGCACGGTATCTTTTACTTTTCCCGAGATGTCCCATTGTTATATCCTTCCAAAATTATCTAAACAGTCTTATCTCAAATAAACCAACTACTCTCATTTTTAGGACTGACCTCACATTTCACACTGCAAGGTCGGTCCCTGCATTCAACATCATGCTATTGGCACATCGTCGAAACATTCCACGTACATTGCAGCCAGTCCTGTGCCATAAGGTATACATCTACAAAATTAACCTTACAATCCCCACTGACATCGCCATTAAGCACTGATGTACATTGTGCTCCTTGTTTAACAATTGTCAGCTCAAGACGCGGAGCAAAATAGTCAGTCGCATTTGGGATACCATTGTAATAAGAGTCAGGTACATAGTTTTTAGAGTACCATTTGGGACACAAAGAACTGGTTAAATTATCAATCACTATACTCAGCGTACCGCCACTACCAGCATTCTCTACACCCTGAACCACATCTGTGGATATTCTTCTGGCATTGTAATTCTGGCACGTTCTTAAAGTTCCTATCTGTACTCCTTTGGACGGCATATTCCTGTACGCGCAAGTAGTCTCGCTCCATGAAGAACTGTTGAGTTCCCGTATCGGAAATTCAACCATATTATTAACATCACCGGCAGCGCCTGAATTCATTACGCCAAACTGGTACAAGCTCAGTTTTGCCGCAGTCACAACCTCATCAGCCGCAATTGTCGGCAGGGTAAATTTAAGCAACGATTGATAATATTGACCCCAGTAACCGGCAGTTAAATATGTACTGTTGTATACAGCACCATAGTTCCAATTGTACACATAGCAATCGTCAGTCGGAGCAACCGAAACCATCCTTTGAGCAGGGCCTATCAAAAGCGCCAGATGAGGCTTCCAACCCTGTTCTTTCGAATACCATTGCCGGGTCGCTAAGTTCTTTTGGAGGGTAGCACTTCCTATCATAACATTGAGCGTACCGCCGCTTCCGGCATCTACAACCGCTTTATGGACGTCTGTACGAAGATATTCGCCGTTATATCCTGGGCCTGACTCGACA includes the following:
- a CDS encoding DNRLRE domain-containing protein yields the protein MSFNLSYAFVTDVNQDCYVDSWNPTTNNNNIYLIAGNYEEGRNWCSLFSFKLPTLADGQGFAGAYLGLTQGGSGGGDTSLLLAMPILTVTGAWTETTCTWNNKPTTGNLVAVVESGPGYNGEYLRTDVHKAVVDAGSGGTLNVMIGSATLQKNLATRQWYSKEQGWKPHLALLIGPAQRMVSVAPTDDCYVYNWNYGAVYNSTYLTAGYWGQYYQSLLKFTLPTIAADEVVTAAKLSLYQFGVMNSGAAGDVNNMVEFPIRELNSSSWSETTCAYRNMPSKGVQIGTLRTCQNYNARRISTDVVQGVENAGSGGTLSIVIDNLTSSLCPKWYSKNYVPDSYYNGIPNATDYFAPRLELTIVKQGAQCTSVLNGDVSGDCKVNFVDVYLMAQDWLQCTWNVSTMCQ